A stretch of Stenotrophomonas indicatrix DNA encodes these proteins:
- a CDS encoding CHASE2 domain-containing protein, which translates to MRRSPLPWSRRILLALLAGVATAVVSHGQWLWRQDESAYDLMVGSWDYRPDPSVLIVAIDEGSLQRLGQWPWPRSMHARLLDRLTDAGAERVALDLMLSEPDRRDARQDAELAAAIRRNGRVVLPVLAAPAAGDRMAEEMLPIPLIAASAAAIGHSDVEVDGDGVARGAYLHAGIGQAHWPALGLALTGLPPQRAQGLPDPDPALDSPYQWRRNDYVRVRYAGPPERLPQVSYADVLEGRVDASMLRGRRIVVGMTASGIALRLLTPTTREYWMSGSEYQANIASMLLQDKQINVLPRAWQDALAGLLVAMCVLLLGLRLPWVVALCSLPAAPLLSWLLLRTGSLWWAPASALLGVVLVLTAWATWRIASWHRQANRDALTGLGNRLRFEQSLQQECDAARRSGKPLTLALIDVDHFKHHNDRHGHQVGDRVLCEVARLIQAHARRPRDMAARYGGDEFALVLPDTPVEGARQVIEDLISCIRALPPPGDGSDTGVTLTIGVYTRVPDGDLQPHHFVEGADNALYRAKDNGRDGYVIDGGTPGP; encoded by the coding sequence GTGAGGCGCTCGCCGCTGCCGTGGTCGCGACGGATCCTGCTGGCCCTGCTGGCGGGTGTAGCGACGGCGGTGGTCAGCCATGGCCAGTGGCTGTGGCGGCAGGACGAAAGCGCGTACGACCTGATGGTCGGCAGCTGGGATTACCGCCCCGACCCCAGCGTGCTGATCGTGGCCATCGACGAAGGCAGCCTGCAGCGGCTGGGCCAGTGGCCGTGGCCGCGCTCGATGCATGCCCGCCTGCTGGACCGCTTGACCGACGCCGGTGCCGAGCGCGTCGCGCTGGACCTCATGCTGTCCGAGCCCGACCGTCGCGATGCGCGCCAGGATGCCGAGCTGGCAGCGGCGATCCGTCGCAACGGCCGTGTGGTACTGCCGGTGCTGGCCGCGCCGGCCGCCGGCGACCGCATGGCCGAGGAGATGCTGCCGATCCCGCTGATTGCCGCCAGCGCTGCCGCCATCGGCCACAGCGACGTTGAAGTCGACGGCGATGGTGTCGCCCGCGGGGCCTACCTGCACGCCGGCATCGGCCAGGCGCACTGGCCGGCACTCGGCCTGGCGTTGACCGGCCTGCCGCCGCAACGCGCACAGGGCCTGCCCGACCCCGACCCGGCGCTGGACTCGCCCTATCAATGGCGCCGCAATGATTACGTGCGCGTGCGTTATGCCGGGCCACCGGAACGCTTGCCGCAGGTGTCCTACGCCGATGTGCTGGAAGGGCGCGTGGATGCCTCGATGCTGCGTGGCAGGCGCATCGTGGTGGGCATGACGGCCAGCGGCATCGCCCTCCGCCTGTTGACCCCCACCACCCGCGAATACTGGATGAGCGGCAGCGAGTACCAGGCCAACATCGCCTCGATGCTGCTGCAGGACAAGCAGATCAACGTGTTGCCCCGCGCCTGGCAGGACGCCCTGGCCGGCCTGCTGGTGGCCATGTGCGTGCTGCTGCTCGGGCTGCGCCTGCCCTGGGTGGTTGCGCTGTGCTCGCTGCCGGCCGCGCCGCTGCTGAGCTGGCTGCTGCTGCGCACCGGCAGCCTCTGGTGGGCGCCGGCCAGCGCTCTGCTCGGCGTCGTGCTGGTGCTGACGGCGTGGGCGACCTGGCGCATCGCCTCCTGGCACCGCCAGGCCAACCGTGATGCGCTGACCGGACTGGGCAACCGCCTGCGCTTCGAACAGTCGCTGCAACAGGAATGCGATGCGGCACGCCGCAGTGGCAAGCCACTGACCCTGGCCCTGATCGACGTCGACCACTTCAAGCACCACAACGATCGTCATGGCCACCAGGTCGGCGATCGCGTGCTGTGCGAAGTGGCCCGCCTGATCCAGGCGCATGCCCGGCGCCCCCGTGACATGGCTGCCCGCTACGGCGGCGACGAGTTCGCACTGGTGTTGCCCGACACCCCGGTTGAAGGCGCGCGGCAGGTGATCGAAGACCTGATCTCCTGCATCCGCGCCCTGCCGCCGCCCGGCGATGGCAGCGACACAGGCGTCACCCTGACCATCGGCGTCTATACCCGTGTGCCTGACGGCGACCTGCAACCGCATCATTTCGTCGAAGGCGCCGACAACGCGCTGTACCGGGCCAAGGACAATGGCCGCGACGGCTACGTGATCGACGGCGGCACGCCCGGACCGTAA
- a CDS encoding DUF4442 domain-containing protein — MKASTFRFGINLWPPFLFTGIHVTRITPDYRQIDVELRLRPWNRNYVGTHFGGSLFAMTDPFWMLGLMHTLGRDYYVWDRAGAIDFLKPGRGTVRTSFRIDDALLDELRTAAAGGEKVLRWFSNDVVDEAGEVVAQVRKQVYVRLKPHAR; from the coding sequence ATGAAAGCCAGCACGTTCCGCTTCGGCATCAACCTGTGGCCACCGTTCCTGTTCACCGGCATCCATGTCACCCGGATCACCCCGGACTACCGGCAGATCGACGTGGAACTGCGCCTGCGCCCCTGGAACCGCAACTACGTCGGCACCCACTTCGGTGGCAGCCTGTTTGCGATGACCGATCCGTTCTGGATGCTGGGCCTGATGCACACCCTGGGCCGCGACTATTACGTCTGGGATCGCGCCGGTGCGATCGATTTCCTCAAGCCCGGTCGTGGAACGGTGCGCACGTCTTTCCGCATCGACGATGCACTGCTGGATGAACTGCGCACGGCGGCGGCCGGTGGCGAAAAAGTGCTGCGCTGGTTCAGCAACGACGTGGTCGACGAAGCCGGCGAGGTGGTCGCGCAGGTACGCAAGCAGGTCTATGTGCGCCTGAAGCCACACGCACGGTAA